The region AGCCAGAGGGGCTGCATTCGGCGCGTATCGCCGCTTCACCGGCTCCCAGTGTGGAAGACCAGCTGGACAGCCTGTTTGCGGGCGAAACACCGCCGGTCCTCGTCAACAGGCTGGACAGACCCACCTCCGGCATGGTGCTGGCAGCCTTCGGCAGCCATGCGGCAGAAGCCTTCCGCAAATTTGAGCAGGCAGGACAGGTGGAAAAACTCTATCTGGCCGTGGTGCTGGGCCATATGAAAGCTCCTGTGGCCTGCCGCAACGAACTGAATATGCAAAACAGACAGGTAACCACGGTTCTGCCGCACGAAGCGCAGGACCCGCTGCGGCATACCACAGTTCTGCCGCTGCGCGCACTGCCCGCAGAATCCATGGACGGCCAGAAGACAACGCTGGTACTGGCCGCCATCCACCGCGGAGCCCGTCACCAGATACGCGCCCATCTGGCTCATGCCGGACACCCCATCGCCGGAGACTGCGTATACGGCAGCAATCCGGCGGACGGGACACTGTACCTGCATCATTTCAAGATAGATATGCCCGGCTTCAGCTGCACATGCCCGCCGCGCTGGCCCCTGTGGCCGCAATGGGCTGCGGGCACTGCCTGTGCCACCGGCCGCAAAATCTGAAGCACGCTCAGAATACATACAAAAAATCCGGCACCGATGGTGCCGGAGCCGGAAAAAATCTGTCCCGCCGCTGCGGAACCTATGCTGATGCGTCGCGGTCTTCTCTTTCGGCTGCCACACGGGCAAGCCGCCTGACCTGTCTGCATATGCCCATCAGCATATCAAATTCATGTCTGCGCAGCGAAGCTTTCTGCATAAAACGCCGCACGGGCAGCATGAAATAGTCCGGATTATCCTCGCGCAGATAGTCAATGTCCAGCAGAGTATCCTGCAATGCCGCGAACAGGATTTCCTGCTCTTCATGCGTGACAACCCGCGAAAGTGCCCCCGCCGATTTGTGAAAAGGCCTGGCATCAGACAGCTTGAAACATTCATACAGCAGAATGAGCACAGCCTGCGCAAGGTTAAGGGAGCTTGCCTCGCTGGTAGGAATGGTCACAAGGCGCGAACAGACTTCCGTCTCCTCGTTGGTCAGGCCTCTGTCT is a window of Oleidesulfovibrio alaskensis DSM 16109 DNA encoding:
- a CDS encoding pseudouridine synthase family protein produces the protein MQASDKRHTLTVTAENNGDRLDALLALLFPETGIRARRRLWEHCTITVNGVPRAAGYRTQTGDVIDIVCPCRNKTQHISPAAQAEVLCRTADYAAIFKPEGLHSARIAASPAPSVEDQLDSLFAGETPPVLVNRLDRPTSGMVLAAFGSHAAEAFRKFEQAGQVEKLYLAVVLGHMKAPVACRNELNMQNRQVTTVLPHEAQDPLRHTTVLPLRALPAESMDGQKTTLVLAAIHRGARHQIRAHLAHAGHPIAGDCVYGSNPADGTLYLHHFKIDMPGFSCTCPPRWPLWPQWAAGTACATGRKI
- a CDS encoding RNA methyltransferase, with amino-acid sequence MLENVAVVLVEPRFPENIGMVARACANMGVNELVVVAPERWNPEKSVPLATPKGVPVLESVRHEDTLAAALAPYTLVLGTTARTGGWRRQILSPETAAPVVQQEVAAGGRVAIVFGREDRGLTNEETEVCSRLVTIPTSEASSLNLAQAVLILLYECFKLSDARPFHKSAGALSRVVTHEEQEILFAALQDTLLDIDYLREDNPDYFMLPVRRFMQKASLRRHEFDMLMGICRQVRRLARVAAEREDRDASA